A single genomic interval of Koleobacter methoxysyntrophicus harbors:
- a CDS encoding dipeptidase yields MIIDLHSDMLTHITQMRQQGAENVLKDFHLPKLKKGGISGVIMVVWIEPEYRKKPYKRTIEILGAFAAEAEENKDDIVVVEKYDDILRGEKSGKIAVILGVEGFYTADKNLTALNLLYRLGVRHIGLTWNYDSILATSYSTRYPKKGLTPLGVSAVRRMEELGMIIDVSHLSEKSFWDVYENTARPFIASHSNVFKLCPHPRNLKDEQIKAIAERGGVIGINAWHEFISNHSPCIEALIDHIDYIASLVGVDYISLGFDYIDYFKKEVIEDFCNGSKRTAGLEKAEDSNRLLEALDKRGYHQRDIFKIARGNFLRVAKAVLH; encoded by the coding sequence ATGATTATAGATTTACACTCCGATATGCTCACACACATTACACAAATGAGACAGCAAGGGGCAGAAAATGTATTAAAGGATTTTCATCTCCCTAAGTTGAAAAAAGGGGGTATTTCCGGGGTAATAATGGTGGTATGGATTGAACCCGAATATCGAAAAAAGCCCTACAAAAGGACTATAGAAATACTGGGGGCTTTTGCTGCCGAGGCCGAAGAAAACAAGGACGATATAGTGGTTGTTGAAAAATATGATGATATACTTAGAGGTGAAAAATCGGGGAAAATCGCCGTAATCCTCGGCGTAGAAGGGTTTTATACCGCCGATAAAAACCTGACTGCTCTCAATCTGCTTTACAGACTCGGGGTGAGGCATATAGGGCTGACATGGAATTACGACAGTATTCTGGCTACCAGCTATTCGACCCGATACCCCAAAAAAGGGCTGACACCTCTAGGGGTATCAGCTGTCCGCAGGATGGAAGAACTTGGTATGATAATTGATGTGTCCCACCTGAGCGAGAAGAGTTTCTGGGATGTGTATGAGAACACTGCCCGACCGTTTATCGCATCCCACTCTAATGTTTTTAAACTCTGCCCCCATCCCAGGAATCTAAAAGATGAACAGATTAAGGCCATTGCGGAAAGAGGGGGTGTCATTGGCATAAATGCGTGGCATGAGTTTATAAGTAATCACTCTCCCTGCATAGAGGCTCTAATTGACCATATAGATTATATTGCCTCCCTTGTGGGAGTCGATTACATATCCCTCGGTTTCGATTATATCGATTACTTTAAAAAAGAAGTAATAGAAGATTTCTGCAACGGGAGCAAAAGGACGGCAGGTCTTGAAAAAGCGGAGGATTCGAACCGCCTCCTCGAAGCTTTAGATAAAAGAGGATATCACCAAAGGGATATATTTAAAATTGCAAGGGGAAACTTCCTCAGGGTCGCAAAAGCAGTCCTGCATTAA
- a CDS encoding helix-turn-helix domain-containing protein, translating to MRIGAKIRKLRIDKKMSIEELSKKTGLSTGAISQIERDIVGLSVESLWKIARALDTPISYFFDEPSGGTVIRKNSRREMKLPESNVTYQLLSPTGNKLIEFLLIEIEPGVCSNYELINHEGEECGYIIKGKLLVKLGDEEYYLEEGDSIYYNSSIPHRFINVGDETCISIWAMTPPSF from the coding sequence ATGAGAATAGGAGCTAAAATAAGGAAGCTTAGAATAGACAAAAAAATGAGTATTGAAGAATTATCTAAAAAAACGGGGCTCAGCACGGGGGCTATCAGCCAGATCGAAAGGGATATTGTCGGTCTTTCGGTAGAGTCCCTGTGGAAAATCGCCAGGGCTTTAGATACCCCAATATCCTATTTTTTTGATGAGCCGTCAGGGGGAACAGTGATAAGGAAAAACAGCAGGAGGGAGATGAAACTCCCTGAATCTAATGTAACTTACCAGCTCCTTTCACCTACCGGCAATAAGCTGATAGAGTTCCTCTTAATTGAAATAGAACCGGGGGTATGCAGCAATTACGAGTTAATTAACCACGAAGGGGAAGAATGCGGGTATATCATAAAGGGGAAACTGCTGGTTAAACTGGGGGATGAAGAATATTACCTTGAAGAAGGGGACAGCATATATTATAACAGTTCCATCCCCCACAGGTTTATTAATGTGGGAGATGAAACATGCATTTCTATCTGGGCTATGACACCACCCAGTTTTTAA
- a CDS encoding IS607 family transposase, giving the protein MKLLTISKAAKKLGVHPNSLRNWEKQGLIKPVRLPSGQRRYSMDELNRLLQSGQLDAGQKDVVLYARVSTKKQADAGNLDRQIERLRQYARENGFTVKAEFTDVASGLNQKRRGLANVLKLAERGEYKKLIIEYPDRLARFGYSYIERHLHYCGVEVIATAEKEPEDAQSELVRDLLAIITSFSARLYGARGGKKVRQGFRELIAGVSQDEEREKGQKEVKRY; this is encoded by the coding sequence ATGAAACTATTAACCATAAGCAAAGCGGCAAAGAAATTAGGTGTACATCCGAACAGCCTGCGCAACTGGGAGAAGCAGGGCCTGATCAAGCCAGTCCGTTTACCTAGCGGCCAGCGCCGGTATTCCATGGACGAACTCAACAGGCTTTTGCAATCCGGCCAACTGGATGCCGGGCAGAAAGACGTCGTTCTGTACGCCCGAGTGTCTACCAAAAAGCAGGCCGACGCGGGAAACCTGGATCGCCAGATAGAGCGGCTGCGGCAGTACGCCCGTGAAAACGGTTTTACCGTTAAGGCCGAATTCACCGATGTTGCTTCCGGCTTAAATCAGAAGCGTCGCGGTTTAGCGAACGTGCTCAAGCTGGCCGAGCGGGGTGAATACAAGAAGCTCATCATCGAATATCCTGACCGGCTGGCCAGGTTTGGGTATTCATACATTGAGCGGCACCTGCACTACTGCGGGGTAGAGGTAATTGCTACAGCCGAGAAAGAGCCGGAAGACGCGCAGTCAGAACTGGTTAGGGACTTATTGGCGATAATCACGTCTTTTTCGGCACGGCTGTATGGCGCAAGGGGTGGCAAGAAAGTCAGGCAGGGTTTTAGGGAACTGATAGCGGGGGTGTCTCAAGATGAAGAAAGGGAAAAAGGGCAAAAAGAAGTTAAACGATACTGA
- a CDS encoding helix-turn-helix transcriptional regulator, translating into MYAFMSKLANILKMLILLQSRGKMKVRELAEELEVNERMIRKYRDDLEQAGIYLTSAFGINGGYSLEDDCFAFHLKLNKEEHAALLMAREQLIKDNSFMFMKEYDEALDKINAALKVNVNDITKAESDYMIKDSKPNINIEKEKKKYIDINAAIVSRRKIYIEYFSLESGLKERIVCPYAKFMYKGFWYFVGYCQLRKEIREFKLSRIKKYEILPENFEPPDNFSLKDFMKNNIGIFNDEELKIKLKIRYPMSVIISERIWVENQRIKFNEDDKSILFEATMRGLPEIVSWILGMGSSVTIIEPPSLKNRVKDELGKMKEFI; encoded by the coding sequence ATGTATGCATTTATGAGCAAATTAGCTAATATTTTAAAAATGCTTATCCTTCTCCAGAGCAGGGGAAAAATGAAGGTAAGAGAGCTGGCGGAAGAATTAGAAGTTAATGAAAGGATGATAAGAAAATACAGAGATGATTTGGAACAAGCCGGTATATATTTAACTTCTGCTTTTGGAATTAATGGGGGCTATTCCCTGGAAGACGATTGTTTTGCTTTCCATTTAAAACTAAATAAAGAAGAACACGCTGCCCTTTTAATGGCCAGGGAACAATTAATAAAAGATAACAGTTTCATGTTTATGAAAGAATATGATGAAGCCTTAGATAAAATAAATGCCGCATTAAAAGTTAATGTAAATGATATAACAAAAGCGGAATCGGATTATATGATAAAGGATTCTAAACCTAATATAAACATCGAAAAAGAAAAGAAAAAGTATATAGATATAAATGCCGCAATAGTTTCAAGAAGGAAAATATATATAGAGTATTTTTCTTTGGAATCCGGGCTAAAAGAAAGGATAGTGTGCCCCTATGCAAAATTTATGTATAAGGGTTTCTGGTACTTTGTAGGGTATTGTCAGTTGCGGAAAGAAATACGTGAGTTTAAATTATCGCGAATAAAAAAATACGAAATACTGCCGGAGAATTTTGAACCTCCCGACAATTTCAGCTTAAAGGATTTTATGAAAAACAATATCGGGATTTTTAATGATGAAGAGCTTAAGATAAAGCTAAAAATAAGGTATCCTATGTCTGTAATAATAAGTGAGAGGATATGGGTAGAGAATCAAAGAATTAAGTTTAATGAGGACGATAAATCTATCCTTTTTGAAGCTACTATGCGAGGTCTTCCGGAAATAGTAAGCTGGATTCTAGGTATGGGAAGCAGTGTAACAATAATCGAACCTCCCTCATTGAAAAACAGAGTTAAAGATGAGTTGGGAAAAATGAAGGAATTCATATAA
- the cas6 gene encoding CRISPR-associated endoribonuclease Cas6 produces MRKIQIEIHFKAGKNPIELPIGYNYILQSAIYNSISSELAEFLHNHGFLAGDRSFKMFCFSRLGGRFRLDRRNKRICFQEGMKLIISSPIDEFCQSLVNTLLTRGFMRLGEVDTEIERMFAKRVNIKREQVVMQTLSPVVVYSTFIKPEGGKFTCYFSPGEPDYCRLISDNLKRKYQALHKEEPPDGNVFIRRLGKYEMNITQYKNFIIKGYSGKFLLKGHPQLLQIAIDCGLGSKNSQGFGCMEVLEARGGEKCGKTEY; encoded by the coding sequence GTGAGAAAGATTCAAATTGAAATCCATTTTAAAGCAGGGAAAAATCCAATAGAACTACCTATAGGCTATAACTATATACTGCAATCAGCCATTTATAATTCTATAAGCAGTGAGCTGGCAGAATTTCTGCATAACCATGGTTTTTTAGCAGGGGATAGAAGCTTTAAAATGTTTTGTTTTTCACGACTTGGGGGGAGATTTCGATTAGACCGAAGGAATAAAAGAATTTGCTTTCAGGAAGGAATGAAGCTGATTATCTCTTCACCAATCGATGAGTTTTGTCAATCATTAGTGAACACTTTGCTCACCAGGGGATTTATGAGGCTAGGAGAAGTAGATACTGAAATAGAAAGGATGTTCGCAAAGAGGGTAAATATTAAAAGGGAACAGGTTGTAATGCAAACCCTTTCTCCTGTTGTGGTTTACAGCACTTTTATTAAGCCCGAAGGCGGTAAATTTACCTGCTATTTTAGTCCCGGTGAACCGGACTACTGTCGATTAATTTCCGATAACCTTAAGCGGAAATATCAAGCCTTGCACAAAGAAGAGCCTCCCGATGGGAACGTATTTATTAGAAGGTTGGGAAAATATGAAATGAATATAACCCAGTATAAAAACTTTATTATAAAAGGATATTCAGGAAAATTTTTGCTAAAAGGACATCCACAGCTCCTTCAAATTGCTATTGACTGCGGCCTAGGAAGCAAGAACAGCCAGGGATTCGGCTGTATGGAAGTATTAGAAGCGAGGGGAGGTGAGAAATGTGGAAAAACTGAATACTAA
- a CDS encoding helix-turn-helix domain-containing protein, translating to MNLKELHKIIKKGEDSKTQFKSKIDSPNSLAAEMCAFANTEGGIILVGVTDSGELVGIDDINRLNQLISNAASHNVVPPIDVITENIICDEKLIVAIKVPRGENKPYAANGTDYWIKVGADKRRASREELRRLTQASGSMYADELVVPNTSIEDLDMFAFRDFYEKEYGVSFEGSSIPTERLLTNLKLMKDGHLTLAGLLLFGKEPARVRPQFIIKAVAFIGNEVEGKEYLDGEDICGIITAQYKNAMAFLKRNLRKVQKV from the coding sequence ATGAACCTCAAGGAACTCCACAAAATAATTAAAAAAGGCGAAGATTCTAAAACCCAATTTAAAAGTAAAATAGACAGCCCTAATTCTTTAGCAGCCGAAATGTGTGCCTTTGCCAACACAGAGGGAGGAATTATACTTGTAGGAGTTACAGATTCGGGCGAGTTAGTCGGTATTGATGATATAAATAGATTGAACCAATTAATTTCTAATGCTGCATCTCATAATGTTGTTCCTCCTATAGATGTTATCACAGAAAATATAATTTGTGATGAGAAGCTTATTGTAGCCATAAAAGTTCCACGTGGTGAGAACAAACCTTATGCTGCAAATGGAACCGATTATTGGATAAAGGTAGGGGCAGATAAGAGACGGGCTTCAAGGGAAGAACTCAGAAGGTTGACGCAGGCTTCAGGCAGTATGTATGCCGATGAACTGGTGGTGCCGAATACTTCTATAGAAGACTTAGATATGTTTGCTTTTAGGGATTTTTATGAAAAGGAATATGGGGTTTCGTTTGAAGGAAGTTCTATCCCTACAGAAAGGCTGTTAACCAATTTGAAATTAATGAAAGATGGTCATCTTACATTGGCCGGATTGCTGCTTTTTGGAAAAGAACCGGCAAGGGTTAGACCCCAGTTTATAATTAAAGCTGTTGCTTTTATAGGAAATGAAGTTGAAGGGAAAGAATACCTTGATGGTGAGGATATATGCGGAATTATAACGGCCCAATATAAAAATGCTATGGCCTTTTTAAAAAGGAATCTGAGGAAAGTACAAAAAGTTTAA
- a CDS encoding DegV family protein codes for MKTVIIADSCSDLPLNYVEEQNIPIVHFPFNFKGKEYHDDFGKTLSYKEFYDAVRAGEMPTTSQVNVQTFIDIFKGFVKEGHSVIYMAFSSALSGTYSNAVLARNILIEEYPDADITVIDTKSASLGEGLLVYYAIDMLKKGAQKQEIIDWVENNKLRLNHWFTVEDLGHLKRGGRLSGAAAFIGTVLSIKPVLHIDDEGRLIPVLKTRGRKNSLNTLADMLEERIVEPEKQVIAISHGDCLDDALYLKELVLGKVKVKDLIINNIGPVIGSHSGPGTVALFFLGEHR; via the coding sequence ATGAAGACTGTTATTATCGCGGATTCGTGCAGTGACCTTCCCCTCAATTACGTAGAAGAGCAAAACATCCCGATTGTGCATTTCCCTTTTAATTTCAAAGGGAAAGAATATCATGATGATTTCGGGAAGACCCTGTCTTACAAGGAGTTTTATGATGCAGTAAGGGCCGGTGAAATGCCTACTACATCTCAGGTCAATGTCCAGACATTTATCGATATATTCAAAGGCTTTGTAAAAGAAGGGCACTCCGTGATCTACATGGCATTTTCTTCTGCTTTAAGCGGTACATACAGCAATGCAGTTCTAGCCAGGAATATACTTATTGAGGAATATCCCGATGCAGATATCACGGTCATCGATACAAAAAGCGCATCCCTGGGAGAAGGGCTGCTGGTATACTATGCTATCGATATGCTGAAAAAAGGAGCCCAAAAGCAGGAAATCATCGATTGGGTAGAAAACAACAAACTGCGGTTGAACCACTGGTTTACCGTTGAAGACCTGGGACACTTAAAAAGAGGGGGAAGGTTATCGGGAGCCGCTGCTTTTATAGGAACCGTCCTGAGTATAAAGCCCGTCCTGCATATAGATGATGAAGGCCGGCTGATCCCCGTCTTAAAGACAAGGGGCAGGAAGAATTCTCTGAATACTTTAGCGGACATGCTGGAAGAGAGGATAGTTGAACCCGAAAAACAGGTTATCGCCATAAGCCACGGTGATTGCCTCGATGATGCCCTTTATCTGAAAGAATTGGTTTTGGGAAAGGTAAAAGTTAAAGATTTGATCATCAATAACATTGGTCCGGTTATAGGGAGTCATTCAGGCCCGGGAACCGTTGCCCTGTTTTTTTTAGGGGAACACCGTTGA